One Pseudomonas sp. MH9.2 DNA segment encodes these proteins:
- a CDS encoding glycosyltransferase family 4 protein — translation MHIADMTMFYAPASGGVRTYLDAKHRRLGRYSGVRHSLLIPGASLSHKDGIYKVPAPALPFGNGYRFPLRLAPWRNILKDLQPDVIEVGDPYLTAWAALDARRQLDVPVIGFYHSDLPLLVSNRIGNWLGTNVETYVSKLYNNFDRVLAPSTIMADKLIRLGVENVHMQPLGVDLVTFTPTLRDPCLKAELGLNEDTRLLIFAGRGSREKNLPVLLDCMKRLGAGYHLLLVGSHMPDAVPDNVSVIGHFCPASEIARLLASADALLHAGDQETFGLVILEAMASGIPVIAVAAGAFSEIVPEACGLLCEPNNPLSMASAVRELFSHNSVQKGYQARQHVEQRYAWDTVVEGLLEHYQAVLGSRLPVLAHG, via the coding sequence GTGCATATCGCTGACATGACCATGTTCTACGCACCAGCCAGCGGTGGCGTGCGCACTTATCTAGATGCAAAACATCGTCGTTTGGGACGTTATTCAGGCGTTCGTCACAGCCTCTTGATCCCCGGCGCCAGCCTGAGCCACAAAGACGGCATTTATAAGGTACCGGCGCCGGCCCTGCCCTTCGGTAACGGCTATCGCTTCCCTCTCCGCCTCGCACCGTGGCGCAATATCCTGAAAGATCTGCAGCCCGACGTGATCGAAGTCGGCGATCCCTATTTAACCGCATGGGCCGCACTGGACGCGCGTCGCCAACTGGATGTACCGGTCATTGGTTTCTATCACTCGGATTTACCACTGCTGGTCAGTAATCGCATCGGTAATTGGCTCGGCACTAATGTCGAGACCTACGTCAGCAAGTTGTATAACAATTTCGACCGGGTCTTGGCGCCCAGCACCATCATGGCCGACAAGTTGATCCGATTGGGCGTCGAGAATGTGCACATGCAACCGCTGGGCGTGGACCTTGTGACATTTACACCAACCCTTCGCGATCCATGCCTTAAAGCCGAGCTAGGCCTCAACGAAGACACCCGTTTGCTGATTTTCGCCGGACGCGGATCGCGTGAAAAAAACCTGCCCGTGCTGCTCGACTGCATGAAACGACTGGGCGCTGGCTATCACCTGTTGTTGGTCGGCTCGCACATGCCAGATGCAGTTCCGGACAATGTGTCGGTCATCGGTCATTTCTGCCCCGCCAGCGAAATCGCCCGTTTGTTGGCCAGCGCCGACGCCTTACTGCATGCAGGCGATCAGGAAACCTTTGGCCTGGTGATTCTCGAAGCCATGGCCAGCGGCATTCCCGTCATTGCTGTGGCTGCTGGCGCCTTTTCCGAAATCGTCCCTGAAGCGTGCGGCCTGCTCTGCGAGCCGAACAATCCATTGTCAATGGCCAGCGCCGTACGAGAATTATTCAGCCACAACAGCGTGCAAAAAGGCTACCAGGCGCGACAGCACGTAGAACAGCGATACGCGTGGGACACTGTGGTCGAGGGCCTGCTTGAACACTATCAAGCTGTCCTGGGCAGCCGCTTACCGGTGCTCGCTCATGGCTGA
- a CDS encoding polysaccharide deacetylase family protein: protein MADIERSVLLVLHDVAPETWTDYQPFVQAIDALGNIPMTLLVVPDFHKRNAVSTDNHFQRVLETRIAHGDELALHGYYHCDDSPPPRTPRDYFMRRIFTWEGEFYALDRDEALVRLHAGIELFQRLGWPLHGFIAPAWLMSEGTRDALRSLPLHYTSDAQHLYRLPDFARIEAPGIVWSARSPWRRGVSKILSGHLEHRFQAASTIRLGLHPVDMRHEYARRYWLQILQRLIQSGRTPMTKAHWLATQHPAMRSAA from the coding sequence ATGGCTGACATCGAACGTAGCGTATTGTTGGTGCTTCATGATGTGGCGCCCGAAACCTGGACCGATTACCAGCCATTTGTTCAAGCCATAGACGCTTTGGGCAATATCCCAATGACTCTGTTAGTGGTTCCCGACTTTCATAAACGCAATGCGGTAAGCACTGACAATCACTTTCAGCGCGTGCTGGAAACTCGTATTGCCCACGGCGATGAACTGGCGCTGCATGGCTACTACCATTGCGACGATAGCCCGCCGCCGCGCACACCGCGCGACTATTTCATGCGGCGCATTTTCACGTGGGAAGGCGAGTTTTATGCTCTGGACCGGGATGAGGCGTTGGTACGACTGCATGCCGGAATCGAATTATTTCAGCGCTTAGGCTGGCCGCTCCATGGGTTCATTGCCCCCGCCTGGCTGATGAGTGAGGGCACGCGAGACGCCTTGCGCAGCTTGCCTCTGCACTACACCAGCGATGCTCAGCATTTGTATCGGCTGCCGGACTTCGCCCGGATTGAAGCGCCGGGCATTGTCTGGAGTGCCCGCAGCCCTTGGCGTCGCGGCGTGTCGAAAATCCTCAGCGGGCACCTCGAACACAGGTTTCAGGCGGCATCGACCATTCGATTGGGCTTACACCCGGTCGACATGCGCCATGAGTATGCCCGCCGCTACTGGCTACAAATCCTGCAACGACTGATCCAGAGCGGCCGTACGCCCATGACCAAGGCACACTGGCTTGCCACACAGCATCCAGCCATGAGGTCAGCCGCGTGA
- a CDS encoding lysylphosphatidylglycerol synthase transmembrane domain-containing protein, whose product MKRLAWLLAGLLAALLIPLVLGGSEMFLRLRSFPLDLLLGMLGMIAACWGLNSLRLRLLLGDSVGGLSPLKSLGVVIATEFAICATPGGSGGPLTLMTLLSRNGIRPAKSSAVFATDQLSDLLFFLCALLGILLYALFHELSQKLEWMLSLSVILMLGGLCLGIGFARYHRQIIKLNGGLLKRVNTSATTRRHWARKLLHFRDAFVDTLKMPRQKLAQVFVLTCLHWGLRYSVLYLALHGLGVDIAWAWSFLIQMLSLSAGQLSLLPGGAGAAELTSAALLAPMVGKSTAAAAILIWRAVTYYFYLIAGGPVFLLLVGRPLLNKLIRLKHA is encoded by the coding sequence GTGAAACGACTTGCCTGGTTATTGGCAGGGCTGCTCGCCGCCCTCCTGATTCCGCTTGTGTTGGGTGGCAGTGAGATGTTCCTGCGCCTGCGCAGCTTCCCTCTGGACCTGCTATTGGGAATGCTTGGCATGATCGCCGCGTGCTGGGGCCTGAACTCGCTACGCTTGCGTCTATTGCTGGGTGACAGCGTGGGCGGGCTAAGTCCGCTGAAAAGCCTCGGGGTGGTCATAGCCACCGAGTTCGCGATTTGCGCAACGCCGGGCGGCAGTGGCGGGCCACTGACATTAATGACATTGCTGTCGCGCAATGGCATACGCCCGGCTAAAAGCAGCGCGGTCTTCGCCACTGACCAACTCAGTGATCTGCTGTTCTTCCTGTGTGCCCTGCTTGGCATTCTGCTGTATGCACTGTTTCACGAACTCAGTCAGAAGCTGGAGTGGATGCTCAGCCTGAGTGTGATTCTGATGCTTGGCGGATTGTGCCTGGGCATCGGCTTCGCCCGCTACCATCGGCAGATCATCAAACTCAACGGGGGCCTGCTCAAACGCGTCAACACCAGTGCCACGACTCGTCGGCACTGGGCACGCAAACTGCTGCATTTTCGTGATGCGTTTGTCGACACGCTGAAGATGCCTCGGCAAAAACTGGCGCAGGTGTTCGTGCTGACCTGCCTGCATTGGGGCTTGCGTTACAGCGTGTTGTATCTCGCCTTGCATGGTTTGGGCGTGGACATAGCGTGGGCCTGGAGTTTTCTGATTCAAATGCTGTCACTGAGTGCGGGGCAACTGAGCCTGTTGCCGGGTGGCGCAGGCGCTGCAGAACTGACATCGGCGGCACTGCTGGCCCCCATGGTGGGTAAGTCCACGGCAGCTGCGGCGATCCTGATCTGGCGGGCGGTGACGTACTACTTCTACTTGATCGCCGGTGGGCCGGTGTTTTTACTATTGGTCGGACGACCGTTGCTGAACAAGCTGATACGCCTCAAACACGCCTGA